The genomic stretch AAAAAGAGAATTTCAATCACTGTGTCAGAAAGGATTGCTATGAAAATCTATGATCTaggcactagaggcctggtgcacggatttggacaacagtggggtccctgggtGTGGCTTGTCGCAATCAGGTCAAAAccactctccaacatcccctgagggtcccagattgtgagagggtgcaggccagacctagggaATCCACCAGTGCACGATGGAGGGGCCAgcgagggaccataggagggcttcagggcatgtctggcccaccttgcccagtcccaatcagccagaccccagaagcaagctaacctactggttgaaaagtctgtcccttggtggtcagtgagtgtcatagcaactggtcgagcgGTTGAATGAATGGTTGGACGATTAGCATATTggacttttattatacaggataagaAGTCTTGGTTTTAGACCTTGCAGTGGGACCTCCCCAATGCTAAACTCCTCAACTATAAATAGGAGGGACTAcgatcagaaaaacaaaactaacggtcatatatgaaaaggtgctcaacatcactatccatcagggaaatgcaaataaaaatcacaatatttcataatctcacacctatcagaatggctattataaaaaagagaagtctcatatgtggtatctaatcaacacaataaactgatgcacaaaatagatgcagagacatagaagcagggaacagactgatgaatctcagagggaaggtggtggtggctggggagagattatccaaataatttatatggatATATGCaaaagccatggacacagacaattgtgtAGTGAAGGACTGGAGAGGGCGAGAAGGGTctggggtgaagggggtcaatgtgGAAAATCAGGtgacatttgtaatactgtcaacaataaagataaatttaaaaagaagacacatgttggtgaggatgtggagaaaagggaaccctggtacactgTTGGTGTGAATAAATACCCTTCATGCATTATAATAAACAATATGGAGActcctcaaaaaattttaaactagtaCGAATTGAAAAAAGGACTTCAAAATGACTTAAAGGACACCTCTCATGCTTGAGTAATCACTTATTTCTATGAAGGAGAGACAGAACATAAAAAAATGGTAAAACTCCTGACAATAactatcatataaaaatattttctgattatgaATATTGAATTTTCATTTAGAATCCAGATTACACGATCCTATCTTTTACAGAGTATTGAAAATACTCTAAATGAAGGAATTATCTAGTTAGCATTGTATTTGAATGAATGGAGGTATATTTAGCTGTTTCTTAAAATTAGAAtgattttttcctcaaagggggatgggtgtttttcattatatatatatacacacacacacacacacacacacacacacacacacacacacacacacatacacattaagGAAGTAGCTGTGTTTTCCTGTGATTATGGCTTTGTTATCTCTAATGTTCCTGCTCCTCTGATACTTTTCAATAGAGATTCTGGACAGTAAAGTGTATATAGAAAGAGGTGAATAACATGGAAACCAATAAAgaaagacaatagtgtggtgaaggcctaggtcTGGGGGCGGGGCATGCTGGTAGGGTCAAtgtgggggggtgagggaagggtacatctgtaatactttcaacaataaagtacatttaataaaagaaaacaaaaaataaagagttCTAATTAAATAGGGTTTGTCATACTGAGAAATATTGGTAAAGGTACTGGGGTAAATGACCTCAGGGGTGAATAGCTTGAATACAGAATATGCATACAATGCTGTGTgctcatttacttattttccttTCCCGAATCCTCTTCTAAAGGTGTCCTGGCTACATAGAACCACAAAATCTAACACGTGTCTCAGAATTCTTCCTCCTGGGTGTCTCCGATGACCGGGAACTGCAGCCTCTGCTCTTGGGGCTCTTCCTGTCCATGTACCTGGTTGCCGTGTTGGGGAACATGCTCATCATCCTGACTGTCAGCTCGGActcccacctgcacacccccatgtacttcttcctctgcAACCTGTCCTTGGCTGACATCTGCTTCATTTCTACCACTGTTCCAAAGATGATTGTTGGCATCCAGACTCACAGCAGAGTCATCTCCTATGGGGGCTGCCTGACACAGATGTCTTTTTTGATCCTTTTTGGATGCATGGATGGCATGCTTTTGACTGTCATGGCCTATGACCGGTTTGTGGCCATCTGTCACCCTCTGCACTACTCAGCCACCATGAGCCCATGCCTCTGCTGCTTCTTAGTTTTGGTGTCATTTTTCATCAGCCTTTTGGACTCCCAGCTGCATACTTTAATTGTGTTACAACTTACCTGCTTCAAAGATGTAAACATTTCTAATTTCTTCTGTGATCCTTCTCAGCTCCTTCATCTTGCCTGCTCTGACACCTTCACCAATCACATAGTCATGTACTTTGTTGGTGCCATCTCTGGTTTTCTCCCTATCTCAgggatttttttctcttactaTAATATTGTTTCCTCCATTCTGAGATTTCCATCGACAGGTGGGAATTATAAAGCCTTCTCCACCTGTGGTTCTCACCTGTcagttgtttgcttattttatggAACAGCTATTGGAGGTTACCTTGGATCAGCACTGTTGCCTTCCCCCAGGAAAAATGAGGCGGCCTCGGTCATGTACACTGTAGTCACCCCCCCATGCTGAACCCTTTCATTTACAGTCTGAGGAACAGGGACATTAAGAGTGCCCTATGGAGGCTCTACAGCAGAACAGTCTACCCTTAATATCTCTGCAATCCCTTTGGAGTGTTTTTGAAAAATCTAGCAAAACCAAACGTGTGTTTAGTCTCATGGTTCTCGTTCCTCTCCATGCTTCACATATGAACTTTACTTCTTTTGATTTGCCTTTAATTGAATTGCAGAGTAACCTAGAATACTTTATACATCATAATAATTGCATAATAAAGGCATTGACTCTGGTATCCATTGACTCTGATATCCAGGTGAAATGTACAATTCTCTTAGTAAATACTTAAATGATACACCTTTCCCCATGGCTTTATGGTATTTTCCATACACATTTGTATTTGTCAAATCTATGGGTG from Eptesicus fuscus isolate TK198812 chromosome 6, DD_ASM_mEF_20220401, whole genome shotgun sequence encodes the following:
- the LOC129149297 gene encoding olfactory receptor 7E24-like; amino-acid sequence: MYLVAVLGNMLIILTVSSDSHLHTPMYFFLCNLSLADICFISTTVPKMIVGIQTHSRVISYGGCLTQMSFLILFGCMDGMLLTVMAYDRFVAICHPLHYSATMSPCLCCFLVLVSFFISLLDSQLHTLIVLQLTCFKDVNISNFFCDPSQLLHLACSDTFTNHIVMYFVGAISGFLPISGIFFSYYNIVSSILRFPSTGGNYKAFSTCGSHLSVVCLFYGTAIGGYLGSALLPSPRKNEAASVMYTVVTPPC